The Prochlorococcus sp. MIT 1341 genomic interval TCCTATAACTGGAATTCTGATTGCTCATGAGATGCTGGATGCTCTACCTGTAGAAAGATTTATATGGTCAAATGGTAGTCTTTGGAGGCAGGGTGTTTGCTTGCATAACGATAATAATCAAATCTCTTTAGCCCTTACAAAACTTCCAATCCCACCTACATTATCTGCACAACTTATAGATGCTAAAAAGTTTTTTGGGATTACAATTCCACCTGAAAATGTGCCAGAAGGTTGGTGTAGTGAATGGCATTGTGAACTTGAAAATTGGTTCTCAATGGCGTTCCAATCGATTAAACAGGGTTTATTATTAGTTGTTGACTATTGCCTTGAAGCTAAACATTATTATTCTCCAGAACGTACTTCTGGAACACTATTAGCATATAAAAAGCAAACAGCAAACGAGGATTTTCTAGTTGATCCTGGATTTTGCGATCTCACAGCACATTTATGTATAGAGACTCTCTTGGGATTTGCTCAGCGTAGTGGTTGGGATTTTCTTGGACACGTGAAGCAAGGAGAAGCGCTACTGGCGTTAGGTCTGGCAGATAAATTATATTCACTTCAGAAATTTTCAAACAAAGACTTAAAGATAGCCCTCTCTAAGAGAGAAGAACTTTTAAGATTAGTTTGTCCCTCCGGTCTTGGTTCTTTTTACTGGTTTGCCTTTCAAAAAAGTCTATATAATCAAACTAGTGACATCAGATCTGGTGTTCGAACCCTGTTCTTAGAAGAACCTATTGCTTAATTTTTTGATACATAACATTATCTCATCTTTACTTACATCATCCCTTATCTGAGCACCACCTAAACCTTTTGGAAGGATAAATCGAATCCTCCCCTCTTTGACTTTCTTATCACTTAATAGTGATTTCCAAAATTCATTGAAATTGATTTCTGGCCAAGATGTTGGCAGGCCAAGGTTTTTTAGCAATGTTAATTGCCGATTTGCCTCCGCTTGTGTCCAACAATTTTTCTGAATTGCAAGTGTTCCTGCAGCTACCATCCCAATTGCAATAGCTTCTCCATGCAGGAAATTTCCATACCCACATATTTTCTCAATAGCATGACCAAAAGTATGGCCGTAATTCAAAATTGCCCTTTGACCAGCCTCTAACTCATCTGAAACGACTACATTTACCTTTGCATTGGCAGACCTTTTGAGAATATCTTCTATCTGTATATTGCTGAGGTCTGAGAATTCATTTATGAATTTAAATTGCTCTAATTTTGAAAATAGAACAGAGTCGTAAATGACGCCATATTTGACAACTTCCGCCATTCCAGCTCTAAATTCTCTTGAGGGAAGTGTCTTTAATGTCATTGGATCTATTAAAACTAGTTTAGGTTGATGAAAAGCTCCTATAAGATTTTTACCGCCTGGATGATTAACCCCAGTCTTACCGCCAATTGATGCATCAACCATTGCAAGTAAGGTTGTTGGTACTTGTATAAATGCTACGCCTCTTAACCATGTAGCTGCTGCAAACCCTGTCATATCTCCAACTATCCCCCCACCTAGTGCAATCATTAGAGAATCTCTCTCTAGTTGATGCTCATATGCTGCATTATGGATCATAGTAATGCTTTCTAATGTTTTATTCTTTTCACCGGAATCTACAAGAATTAGTTTTGGATTAAAGTTACTCTTTTTAAGTGTTTGTATACATAATTGTCCATAATGCTCCGAAATATCTGTATTAGAGACTATTAGGATTTTTGTATCAGATTTAAATCCTGCTTTTTTGACTTCTTCTCCAAGCCCCTCTAAACCAGGCTCACCAATGACGACTTCATATGATCGATCACTCAATGGAACATTGATACGGTTGCCTGTTTTTGTCATGAATTCGCAATGATGATCGAGGTTTTTCTAACTTTTAAAGAATTTTAGGTTGTACTTATACTTTAGCTTAATGCTTTATTGGTATTCGTTTGGATATATACAGCAGCTTTGTCAGGCTAGTAGAACCTATAATTGGTTGATCAAAGCATATTTAGTACTATTTTATTTCCCTATCTCCATTTATCTCTATTTGAGATTTCTTCACTTTCCTAGCCCTACTGCCTTTCAAATATTTATAAATATGACTGGCTTGTCGTTCTTCTATTCGGCATACTTTCTTTATACATGAGTAGCTTATCGATCTCGACCCCTTCAATTCATAAAACTCTTATTGGAGTAATTGGCGGTGGCCAACTAGCTCAAATGCTTGTTGAAGCAGCGATTATTCGTGATGTCAATGTGGTTGTTCAAACTGGATCTATAGAAGATCCTGCTACCGCTAAGGCCACAAAACTAGTTCTGGCGAACCCTATTGATGCTGTTGCTACTCGAGATTTGGTAAAACATTGCAAAGGAGTGACTTTTGAAAACGAATGGATAAATGTTCGAAAATTGCGCTCATTGGAACAAGAAGGTGCAACTTTTTACCCTGCCTTAACGGCAATTGAGCCTTTAATAGACAAGATTTCGCAGCGTTTATTACTTCAGAAGTTAAATATTCCAGGGCCAAAATGGACCAGTCTTGCTTCGATCATAGATCACCCAATAGAACTTCCCCCAGGCTGGACATATCCTGTTATGGCAAAGGCTACTAAGGGAGGATATGACGGGAAAGGAACCAGGGTCATAGAAGATTCGAATGATTTAGAAACTCTCCTACGTTCTGTAAATCAAAACCATTGGTTTTTAGAAAGCTGGGTTCCTTATGAAAATGAGTTAGCTCTTGTCTGTAGTCGAGATAGAGCGGGGACAATACGGACTTTCCCTTTAGTTGAAACCCATCAGACAAATCAAGTTTGTGATTGGGTTCTAGCTCCTGCTGAAGTTAACCACTCAGTTGAGGTACTTGCCTATAACATTGCTTGTTCCTTATTAACAGAACTTGATTATGTGGGTGTATTAGGGATTGAGTTTTTCTACGGATCGAAAGGATTGCTTGTTAATGAAATTGCTCCACGCACCCATAACTCTGGCCATTTTTCCATAGAAGCCTGTAATAGCAGCCAATTTGATCAACAACTATGCATCTCAGCGGACTTAGTCCCACCCAATCCAGAGCTAGTTCATCCTGGAGCTCTGATGGTTAATTTATTAGGTTTACCAAAAGGAAATTTCAAACCTTTAAAACAACGTCTTTTGGAATTAGAGGCATTGGACAATTCCTTTCTTCATTGGTATGGCAAGGAAAAGGAAATATTTGCCAGGAAGCTCGGTCATGTCACTGTGTTGTTACAGGGGAAAGATTCAATGTCTCGTCGACGAGAAGCTGAAAGTGCAATCCAGGCAATCCGATCTATATGGCCACCATTAAATATGAATTCCCTCTAAATTAGCAAAGGCTGTTGTGTTGGTGATGGCCTTTTCTAGTGCTCTGATCTGACTCTCTTTCGACTTGAGGTTTCTGTCGTGACAGTGACGTAGACCGATCTTGCATCGGAAACGAAGCTCCACTTTGCGACCTCTTCTGGTTTCTCCAGGTCGATGCTGCTGGGGTCACATGGCACAGCGGTCCACTAGGTCCATAAGAGCTGCGGCAAGGAACAATCCTCCCAAGTTCGGACCTAGTGTCATTTAAATTTTTATCAATCAAATTATGTGTCTATACGGAATAGTATTTAAGTATATTCAATGCTTAAGAAGACAGAATAGTGCGAAATAGTGCGAATGATTAGTTAAATTCATCACTTAATTCCGAACAAATTAATTTTAATAAACTAATTGATTTACTAGGTTAAAGGCATAGGTACTAATTTCATTGTATAAGTTGATTGCGTTTCTACTCAATATATAATAGCATTTTTCTACCTTAGATTTATCCTATAAGTTCTTAGGATAGTTTAAATACTTAGTAATAAGCAAGAATATCACTTAAATAAAAGAGCATTATGACCTGCGCATAAACACTCCCGTGTTAACACTGATTTACAGATGTCGACTTTTGTAGGTAGACCGGATTAGTAATCTATTTTTATTGATCTATTCTTTCCCATGCTTTTCCCTTTAACGACAACAGGTTAGTTTTATGGAAGCCCCAAAACCTATGTTTACAAAAACATCAGCATCACATCCACATGATGAGAGGTCTCATGATACATTTCGAGATCGACGGAGAAGTGAGATGAAACGAAGGTTTCTTTTGTTACAGGCGAGACGTTCAAATTTAGAGAGAGAACTAGATTCTATTAAATTATCCCTTATTTCACTAGATAAACAAATGAAACACTATGCCGCATATGAACAGTTGACGATAGGTTAGTCATATATTTATTAAGTTAATAGATTATTAGTATTAATTAATAGGTTAATCACAATTTTGTTAAATTAATTTACTCATTTCTTAAAGTGGCTTTCCAGATATATATATGTGAAATTGAGGATTTAGCCAATAAATACTTACGTAATACATAAGCATAATATTTAAACCTATTATCATACTTGTCACAACTACAAACTTCTGATCATTTTGCTGTGGCAGTGAAAGCTGAGATGTCTTGATTTGAATTTGTTGTTTCTTGTTATTCATTAAAATTTTGCTCTAATAGTAAGAATAAAAAATATAGAAATATTGAATATAAGCAGTTTTTGCTTATATTCAATAGAA includes:
- a CDS encoding class I SAM-dependent methyltransferase; the protein is MSHALNDPEHGAYGSSKLRIGKQGDFVTSPSLGSEFAKLLTIQIVDWFKQIEEHLGENERITLVEIGPGEGTLLADMISELRLIYPSILLRLEVVLIEYNISMISNQKEKLASVIDIPIHWRTFQEIYQNPITGILIAHEMLDALPVERFIWSNGSLWRQGVCLHNDNNQISLALTKLPIPPTLSAQLIDAKKFFGITIPPENVPEGWCSEWHCELENWFSMAFQSIKQGLLLVVDYCLEAKHYYSPERTSGTLLAYKKQTANEDFLVDPGFCDLTAHLCIETLLGFAQRSGWDFLGHVKQGEALLALGLADKLYSLQKFSNKDLKIALSKREELLRLVCPSGLGSFYWFAFQKSLYNQTSDIRSGVRTLFLEEPIA
- the aroB gene encoding 3-dehydroquinate synthase, with protein sequence MTKTGNRINVPLSDRSYEVVIGEPGLEGLGEEVKKAGFKSDTKILIVSNTDISEHYGQLCIQTLKKSNFNPKLILVDSGEKNKTLESITMIHNAAYEHQLERDSLMIALGGGIVGDMTGFAAATWLRGVAFIQVPTTLLAMVDASIGGKTGVNHPGGKNLIGAFHQPKLVLIDPMTLKTLPSREFRAGMAEVVKYGVIYDSVLFSKLEQFKFINEFSDLSNIQIEDILKRSANAKVNVVVSDELEAGQRAILNYGHTFGHAIEKICGYGNFLHGEAIAIGMVAAGTLAIQKNCWTQAEANRQLTLLKNLGLPTSWPEINFNEFWKSLLSDKKVKEGRIRFILPKGLGGAQIRDDVSKDEIMLCIKKLSNRFF
- a CDS encoding 5-(carboxyamino)imidazole ribonucleotide synthase, yielding MSSLSISTPSIHKTLIGVIGGGQLAQMLVEAAIIRDVNVVVQTGSIEDPATAKATKLVLANPIDAVATRDLVKHCKGVTFENEWINVRKLRSLEQEGATFYPALTAIEPLIDKISQRLLLQKLNIPGPKWTSLASIIDHPIELPPGWTYPVMAKATKGGYDGKGTRVIEDSNDLETLLRSVNQNHWFLESWVPYENELALVCSRDRAGTIRTFPLVETHQTNQVCDWVLAPAEVNHSVEVLAYNIACSLLTELDYVGVLGIEFFYGSKGLLVNEIAPRTHNSGHFSIEACNSSQFDQQLCISADLVPPNPELVHPGALMVNLLGLPKGNFKPLKQRLLELEALDNSFLHWYGKEKEIFARKLGHVTVLLQGKDSMSRRREAESAIQAIRSIWPPLNMNSL